A section of the Deinococcus taeanensis genome encodes:
- a CDS encoding helix-turn-helix domain-containing protein has protein sequence MTLAHDNPTRLTRKPEEAGPMLGVGRNGVYDLIRSGQLRSIRVGRKILIPLSAIDDFLNGSGGDQ, from the coding sequence ATGACTCTAGCTCACGATAACCCCACCCGCCTTACCCGGAAGCCTGAAGAGGCCGGCCCGATGCTGGGCGTTGGGCGAAACGGCGTGTATGACCTGATCCGCTCCGGGCAGCTGCGCAGTATCCGCGTAGGCCGCAAAATTCTGATTCCCCTGAGCGCCATCGACGACTTTCTGAATGGCTCTGGAGGCGATCAATGA
- a CDS encoding quinone-dependent dihydroorotate dehydrogenase yields the protein MLEAVYRSLIKPLLFRLDAEDAHHLTIGLMEAASRAPGWPALARRLTAPTTSALTQTLWGQAFASPVGLAAGLDKNGVAVPAFSALGFGFLEVGTVTPVAQAGNDRPRLFRLPPDEALINRMGFNNAGAASLHGRLSALPARPAPVWVNIGKNKATPNEAAALDYRRCVAALQDVADAFVVNVSSPNTPGLRALQAAGDLAALVGEVLDEVGAQRVRTLSAPPVLVKLAPDLHPADFEASVDAVVRAGAAGLIISNTTLARDGLNHASRSETGGLSGRPLTARTTDLVRAAYRQTGGRVPIVGVGGIFTAQDAYDKIRAGASLIEVYSALIYQGPGLVREINTGLTRLLARDGLRHLSEAVGTDS from the coding sequence ATGCTGGAGGCCGTGTACCGCTCGCTGATCAAGCCGCTGCTGTTCCGTCTGGACGCCGAGGACGCCCACCACCTCACGATCGGCCTGATGGAAGCCGCCTCCCGAGCGCCCGGCTGGCCCGCCCTGGCCCGCCGCCTCACGGCCCCCACCACGTCTGCCCTTACGCAGACCCTGTGGGGTCAGGCTTTCGCCTCACCGGTCGGTCTTGCCGCCGGTCTCGACAAGAACGGCGTGGCCGTCCCGGCCTTCAGCGCCCTGGGCTTTGGGTTCCTGGAGGTTGGTACCGTCACGCCCGTCGCGCAGGCCGGTAACGACCGGCCCCGCCTGTTCCGCCTGCCGCCCGACGAGGCCCTCATCAACCGCATGGGCTTCAACAACGCCGGCGCCGCTTCCCTGCACGGCCGCCTGAGCGCCCTGCCGGCCCGCCCCGCCCCCGTCTGGGTGAACATCGGGAAGAACAAGGCCACCCCCAACGAGGCCGCTGCACTTGACTACCGCCGCTGCGTGGCGGCCCTGCAGGACGTCGCCGACGCGTTCGTCGTGAACGTCAGCAGCCCCAACACCCCGGGCCTGCGCGCCCTGCAGGCCGCGGGTGACCTCGCCGCGCTGGTGGGCGAGGTTCTCGATGAGGTCGGCGCCCAGCGGGTGCGCACCCTGTCGGCCCCGCCCGTCCTCGTGAAACTCGCCCCTGACCTTCACCCCGCGGACTTCGAAGCCAGCGTGGACGCCGTGGTCCGCGCCGGCGCCGCCGGCCTGATCATCAGCAACACCACGCTTGCCCGCGACGGCCTGAACCACGCCAGCCGCAGCGAAACAGGCGGCCTCAGCGGCCGGCCCCTCACGGCCCGGACCACCGACCTGGTGCGCGCCGCATACCGGCAGACTGGTGGGCGCGTTCCCATCGTGGGGGTCGGCGGGATCTTCACGGCCCAGGACGCCTACGACAAGATCCGCGCCGGCGCCAGCCTGATTGAGGTGTACTCCGCGCTGATCTACCAGGGGCCCGGCCTGGTCCGCGAGATCAATACCGGCCTGACGCGCCTGCTGGCCCGCGACGGCCTGCGTCACCTGAGTGAAGCGGTGGGCACCGACAGCTGA
- a CDS encoding DMT family transporter: MAWILLVVAGLLEVGWAIGLKYTEGFTRPVPTALTLLSMAASMALLGLAARTLPIGTAYGVWVGIGAVGAGLLGVLLFQEPATPARLAFMALMIVAIIGLKATSGH, translated from the coding sequence ATGGCATGGATTCTGCTGGTTGTTGCCGGCCTGCTGGAGGTTGGCTGGGCCATCGGCCTGAAGTACACCGAAGGCTTCACCCGCCCCGTGCCCACGGCACTCACGCTGCTGAGCATGGCGGCCAGCATGGCCCTTCTCGGCCTGGCCGCCAGGACCCTGCCGATCGGCACCGCGTACGGCGTGTGGGTCGGGATTGGCGCAGTGGGCGCCGGACTCCTGGGCGTCCTGCTGTTTCAGGAGCCCGCCACGCCCGCCCGCCTGGCCTTCATGGCCCTGATGATCGTGGCGATTATCGGCCTGAAAGCCACCAGCGGCCACTGA
- a CDS encoding branched-chain amino acid ABC transporter permease, translating into MTTVLQQLFNALALGGVYALVALGLTLVYGVMRVPNFAHGGLYMLGAYLTYAALTSLKVGYVPALLLSALGVALLAALLERVIFYPLRNAPHVHPMIAAIGVLFFLEALISHPRVFGPDFKQIPEPLPGIVNMAGVTLTWQRLLIIAASVVVMLGLNYFLKRTLTGATIEAMSQNREGARLVGINTNRVGMLTFGISGALAAVAASLIAPINAVAPSMGEVMNLKVFAIIILGGMGSVPGAIVGAFLLAFTEVFGGFYINLDFADVIGFAMLVVVLALRPQGLFRKGT; encoded by the coding sequence TTGACGACGGTGCTGCAACAACTGTTCAACGCGCTGGCGCTGGGCGGCGTGTACGCCCTGGTGGCGCTGGGCCTCACGCTGGTGTACGGCGTGATGCGCGTTCCGAACTTCGCGCACGGCGGGCTGTACATGCTGGGCGCGTACCTGACGTACGCCGCGCTGACCAGCCTGAAAGTGGGATACGTGCCGGCCCTGCTGCTCTCGGCGCTGGGGGTGGCGCTGCTGGCGGCGCTGCTGGAACGCGTGATCTTCTACCCGCTGCGCAACGCGCCGCACGTGCACCCCATGATCGCCGCGATCGGGGTGCTGTTCTTCCTGGAAGCGCTGATCTCGCACCCGCGGGTGTTCGGGCCGGACTTCAAGCAGATTCCCGAGCCGCTGCCCGGCATCGTGAATATGGCGGGCGTGACCCTCACGTGGCAGCGGCTGCTGATCATCGCAGCGAGCGTCGTCGTGATGCTCGGCCTGAACTATTTCCTGAAACGCACCCTGACCGGCGCGACCATCGAGGCGATGAGTCAGAACCGCGAAGGGGCGCGGCTGGTGGGCATCAACACGAACCGGGTGGGCATGCTGACCTTCGGGATCAGCGGGGCGCTCGCGGCCGTCGCGGCGAGCCTGATTGCCCCCATCAACGCAGTGGCGCCCAGCATGGGGGAGGTTATGAACCTCAAGGTGTTCGCCATCATCATCCTGGGCGGCATGGGCAGCGTTCCGGGCGCCATCGTCGGGGCGTTCCTGCTGGCCTTCACTGAAGTGTTCGGCGGGTTCTACATCAACCTGGACTTCGCGGACGTGATTGGCTTCGCGATGCTGGTGGTCGTGCTGGCCCTGCGGCCCCAGGGCCTGTTCCGGAAGGGCACGTGA
- a CDS encoding ABC transporter ATP-binding protein, with product MLDVQNLGIHFGGLHAVRDVTASIPAGQITAIIGPNGAGKSTFFNLISGFYRPTSGTVRFQNEDITRLKTHEVVGRGIARTFQTTTIYRELSVLDNAMIGHRVRTRAGLLDAVLRTGRERRDAQASRDGALRALERVGLVRHAALPAGALTQEGQKRVGIAMALASDPRLLLLDEPAAGMNPEETVNLMGLIRDLVAGGLSVTLVEHKMSLVMGLADHILVLHHGQLIAQGTPTQVSRDPAVIEAYLGSHAHGGQMGQQAAPGGAHA from the coding sequence GTGCTTGACGTGCAGAACCTTGGCATTCACTTTGGGGGCCTGCATGCGGTGCGGGACGTCACCGCGTCCATCCCGGCCGGCCAGATCACCGCCATCATCGGACCGAACGGCGCGGGCAAAAGCACGTTCTTCAACCTGATCAGCGGCTTCTACCGGCCCACCAGCGGCACCGTCCGCTTCCAGAACGAGGACATCACCCGCCTGAAAACGCACGAGGTGGTCGGGCGCGGCATCGCGCGGACGTTCCAGACGACCACCATCTACCGGGAACTGAGCGTGCTGGACAACGCCATGATCGGCCACCGCGTCCGCACGCGCGCCGGACTGCTGGACGCGGTGCTGCGCACGGGCCGGGAACGGCGCGACGCGCAGGCCAGCCGCGACGGTGCCCTGCGCGCCCTGGAACGCGTCGGGCTGGTGCGCCACGCGGCGCTGCCCGCCGGGGCGCTCACGCAGGAAGGGCAGAAACGCGTGGGGATTGCCATGGCGCTTGCCAGCGACCCCAGACTGCTGCTGCTGGACGAACCGGCGGCCGGCATGAACCCCGAGGAGACCGTGAACCTGATGGGCCTGATCCGCGACCTGGTCGCTGGCGGCCTGAGCGTGACCCTGGTGGAGCACAAGATGAGCCTCGTGATGGGCCTCGCCGATCACATTCTCGTGCTGCACCACGGGCAGCTGATCGCGCAGGGCACCCCCACGCAGGTAAGCCGCGACCCGGCCGTGATCGAGGCGTACCTGGGTTCCCACGCGCACGGCGGCCAGATGGGCCAGCAGGCCGCCCCCGGAGGCGCCCATGCTTGA
- a CDS encoding ABC transporter ATP-binding protein, with translation MLDVRDLSVNYGHFTALRSVSLTAQPGEIVVLLGANGAGKSTLFRTLSGLQRPSGGSATWNGQSLTSGRPERNVAYGVAQCPEGRLLFPELSVEKNLRLGAFVHRRDPAGTARELERVYALFPALVDKRHAPAGSLSGGQQQMVAIARALMARPQLLLLDEPSLGLAPLVVEQVFQAVQRVNADGVSVLLAEQNAFAALGIAHRGYVLEGGQVTLQGPQAQLLTDDRVRSAYLGV, from the coding sequence ATGCTTGACGTGCGCGACCTGAGCGTCAACTACGGGCATTTCACGGCGCTGCGCAGCGTGAGCCTGACCGCGCAGCCGGGCGAGATCGTCGTGCTGCTGGGCGCGAATGGCGCCGGCAAAAGCACCCTGTTCCGCACCCTGAGCGGCCTTCAGCGCCCCTCAGGGGGCAGTGCCACCTGGAACGGGCAGTCCCTTACAAGCGGGCGGCCCGAACGGAACGTGGCCTACGGCGTCGCCCAGTGCCCGGAAGGGCGGCTCCTGTTTCCCGAACTGAGCGTCGAGAAGAACCTGCGCCTGGGCGCGTTCGTGCACCGCCGCGACCCGGCCGGCACCGCGCGCGAACTGGAGCGCGTGTACGCGCTGTTCCCGGCCCTGGTGGACAAACGGCACGCGCCGGCCGGCAGCCTGTCCGGCGGGCAGCAGCAGATGGTCGCCATTGCGCGCGCCCTGATGGCCCGCCCACAGCTGCTGCTGCTGGACGAACCCAGCCTGGGCCTGGCCCCCCTGGTGGTGGAGCAGGTGTTCCAGGCGGTGCAGCGCGTCAACGCCGACGGTGTCAGCGTCCTGCTCGCCGAGCAGAACGCTTTCGCCGCGCTGGGCATCGCCCACCGCGGCTACGTCCTGGAAGGGGGGCAGGTGACGCTGCAGGGCCCGCAGGCGCAGCTGCTTACCGACGACCGCGTCCGCAGCGCCTACCTGGGCGTCTAG
- a CDS encoding chorismate-binding protein: MTPGAPPASPALPQDLSPAAVLRRLRAADAPGVVLLESLGPVEEYGTQSFLSAYPVQVQRDLPERPDGTAVFPAWLGGLKYEAARTLGLPAHAPRGEAMWWGLYPSGLVWDRARGTLSVVGDAHVNWAALLALSPSPDPALSVGTFGADDVNYPAGVQAVQELIRAGEVYQVNLSRGVQADAHGDPLAAYLRLRDVNPSPFMAFADLGDEVVVSCSPERLVKWAGGVISARPIAGTRRRGDTPEEDAAFEAELRQSPKEAAEHTMLVDLVRHDLGRVAAPGTVTVPDLMLVERYSHVMHLVSEVRAQVREGVTVRDVLSATFPGGTITGAPKERVMQAIHTLEPGPRGWYTGALGLISGPVVDLNILIRTAAFTRSGHGWTVEVRAGGGTVIDADPAREAQETVHKAQALLSVLAGMPGRPARPPARPVHGVAWAPPPATTHTGARVLLLDNRDSFTWNLAHDLLALGAQVDVRRQDEDPDALLATHPDAVLVGPGPGTPDTSGCTVPLTQACLASGVPLLGVCLGHQALGQVLGGRVERAQPVHGRPEYARHDGRGLFQDVPPGAPFGRYHSLVVRGVPAELVTATSEDGEIMALHVPDRPAWGVQFHPESVLSPAGRLLLGNWLRLSREWRP; the protein is encoded by the coding sequence GTGACCCCCGGCGCACCTCCCGCCTCCCCTGCCCTGCCGCAGGACCTGAGTCCCGCGGCCGTGCTGCGCCGGCTGCGCGCCGCGGACGCGCCGGGCGTGGTGCTGTTGGAGTCCCTGGGACCGGTGGAGGAGTACGGCACGCAGTCTTTCCTGAGCGCGTACCCGGTGCAGGTGCAGCGCGACCTGCCCGAACGGCCTGACGGGACCGCCGTCTTCCCGGCGTGGCTGGGCGGCCTGAAATACGAGGCGGCCCGCACGCTGGGCCTTCCCGCGCACGCGCCGCGCGGGGAGGCCATGTGGTGGGGGCTGTACCCGTCGGGTCTGGTGTGGGACCGCGCGCGCGGCACCCTGAGCGTGGTGGGGGACGCGCACGTCAACTGGGCGGCCCTGCTGGCCCTCTCCCCCTCCCCGGACCCGGCCCTGAGTGTGGGCACGTTCGGGGCGGACGACGTGAACTATCCGGCAGGCGTGCAGGCCGTGCAGGAGCTGATCCGCGCGGGCGAGGTGTACCAGGTGAACCTCTCGCGCGGCGTGCAGGCCGACGCGCACGGCGACCCCCTGGCAGCGTACCTGCGCCTGCGGGACGTCAACCCCAGCCCGTTCATGGCCTTCGCGGACCTGGGAGACGAGGTGGTCGTGTCGTGCAGCCCGGAGCGGCTGGTGAAGTGGGCGGGCGGCGTGATCAGCGCGCGCCCCATTGCCGGTACCCGGCGCCGCGGCGACACCCCCGAGGAGGACGCGGCGTTCGAGGCGGAACTGCGCCAGAGTCCGAAGGAGGCCGCGGAACACACGATGCTGGTGGACCTCGTGCGGCACGACCTGGGCCGCGTGGCCGCGCCCGGCACCGTCACCGTACCGGACCTGATGCTCGTCGAGCGGTACAGCCACGTGATGCACCTCGTGTCCGAAGTGCGCGCCCAGGTGCGCGAGGGCGTGACGGTGCGCGACGTGCTGAGCGCCACCTTTCCCGGCGGGACCATCACGGGCGCACCAAAGGAACGCGTGATGCAGGCCATTCACACCCTGGAACCCGGCCCGCGCGGCTGGTACACCGGCGCCCTGGGGCTCATCAGCGGGCCGGTGGTGGACCTGAACATCCTGATTCGCACGGCCGCCTTCACCCGCAGCGGCCACGGCTGGACGGTGGAGGTCCGCGCGGGCGGCGGCACCGTGATTGACGCCGACCCGGCGCGCGAGGCGCAGGAAACCGTGCACAAAGCCCAGGCGCTCCTGAGCGTGCTGGCGGGCATGCCCGGCCGCCCCGCGCGGCCCCCGGCCCGGCCCGTGCACGGCGTGGCGTGGGCGCCGCCACCCGCCACGACCCATACGGGCGCACGCGTCCTGCTGCTGGACAACCGCGATTCATTCACGTGGAACCTCGCGCATGACCTGCTGGCCCTGGGCGCGCAGGTCGATGTCCGCAGGCAGGACGAGGACCCGGACGCGCTGCTCGCCACCCACCCGGACGCCGTGCTGGTCGGCCCGGGTCCGGGCACGCCCGACACCAGCGGCTGCACCGTGCCCCTCACGCAGGCGTGCCTGGCGTCGGGCGTGCCGCTGCTGGGCGTGTGCCTGGGCCACCAGGCGCTGGGGCAGGTGCTGGGCGGCCGCGTGGAACGCGCCCAGCCGGTGCACGGCCGGCCCGAGTATGCCCGGCACGACGGCCGGGGGCTGTTTCAGGATGTGCCGCCGGGCGCGCCGTTCGGGCGGTACCACTCGCTGGTGGTGCGCGGCGTACCGGCAGAACTCGTGACCGCCACGAGCGAGGACGGTGAGATCATGGCGCTGCACGTTCCGGACCGGCCCGCCTGGGGCGTGCAGTTCCACCCGGAGAGCGTCCTGAGCCCGGCCGGGCGTCTCCTGCTGGGCAACTGGCTGCGCCTGAGCCGCGAGTGGCGCCCGTGA
- a CDS encoding RrF2 family transcriptional regulator: MWVSTKAQYGLRALIEIARRDGEAVPLKDVSERQGISQHYLEQIASNLRRAGFIKSIRGAHGGYRLARPAHEINAYDVVTAMEGSIAPVSCVEEDHVCDSQNVCGTQTLWHRVDTALRDVLGGTTLADLIVESDRQQHARLVQLEPSFPHLR, translated from the coding sequence ATGTGGGTGTCGACCAAAGCACAGTACGGCCTGCGCGCCCTGATCGAGATTGCGCGCCGCGACGGCGAGGCCGTGCCGCTCAAGGACGTCTCTGAGCGCCAGGGCATCAGCCAGCACTACCTGGAGCAGATTGCCAGCAACCTGCGCCGCGCCGGGTTCATCAAGAGCATCCGCGGCGCGCACGGCGGTTACCGCCTCGCCCGCCCCGCCCATGAAATCAATGCCTACGACGTCGTGACCGCCATGGAGGGCAGCATCGCGCCCGTGTCCTGCGTTGAGGAGGACCACGTGTGCGACAGCCAGAATGTGTGCGGCACCCAGACCCTCTGGCACCGCGTGGACACGGCCCTGCGCGACGTGCTGGGCGGCACTACCCTCGCCGACCTGATCGTGGAAAGTGACCGCCAGCAGCACGCCCGGCTCGTACAGCTTGAACCCAGCTTCCCGCACCTGCGCTGA
- a CDS encoding branched-chain amino acid ABC transporter permease, with the protein MKRGVWVWAAAFAVAAVFPFLRPSGYALDVGVNIMIWAMVAYGLNVMLGYTGLLPLAHAGFFGIGAYAVGILTLKAGWNFWLAWPAGVALCALLGLLLGLVAFRTRGDAFSIFTLGVGVIITLVINKWDDLTGGNDGLNGVAPPAGLEEASRAIGLKLSGGFYLLALVALAVTVLVVARTRGSTFGRSLLAIRGGEDLARSAGVNVYAHKLRAMMLSTALAGFAGGLYAVYVGFLGSAVTGPVTTFTVLLYLLVGGLGTLTGPLLGTALIYSLTQTLKGLQDYQYIVFGPLLVLLVMFAPHGLAGLWDRWRARRPAPLTADSDTQEVTRA; encoded by the coding sequence GTGAAGCGCGGCGTGTGGGTGTGGGCGGCCGCGTTCGCCGTGGCCGCGGTGTTCCCGTTCCTGCGGCCCAGCGGGTATGCGCTCGACGTGGGCGTGAACATCATGATCTGGGCGATGGTGGCGTACGGCCTGAACGTCATGCTGGGCTACACGGGGCTGCTGCCGCTGGCGCACGCCGGGTTCTTCGGCATCGGGGCGTACGCGGTGGGCATCCTGACCCTGAAAGCCGGGTGGAACTTCTGGCTGGCGTGGCCGGCCGGGGTGGCGCTGTGCGCCCTGCTGGGCCTCCTGCTGGGCCTCGTGGCGTTCCGCACGCGCGGGGACGCCTTCTCGATCTTCACGCTTGGGGTGGGCGTGATCATCACGCTGGTGATCAACAAGTGGGATGACCTGACCGGCGGGAACGACGGTCTGAACGGCGTGGCGCCGCCTGCCGGTCTGGAGGAGGCGTCCCGCGCCATCGGTCTGAAGCTCTCTGGTGGGTTCTACCTGCTGGCCCTGGTGGCCCTGGCCGTAACGGTGCTGGTCGTGGCGCGCACCCGGGGCAGTACCTTCGGGCGGTCCCTACTCGCCATTCGCGGCGGGGAGGACCTGGCGCGCAGCGCCGGCGTGAACGTCTACGCTCACAAACTGCGCGCCATGATGCTCTCCACCGCTCTCGCCGGTTTCGCAGGCGGGCTGTACGCCGTGTACGTGGGGTTCCTGGGTTCAGCCGTCACGGGGCCGGTCACGACCTTCACGGTGCTGCTGTACCTGCTGGTCGGGGGGCTGGGCACCCTGACCGGCCCGCTGCTGGGCACCGCGCTGATCTACAGCCTCACCCAGACCCTCAAGGGTCTGCAGGACTACCAGTACATCGTGTTCGGGCCGCTGCTGGTGCTGCTGGTCATGTTCGCGCCGCACGGCCTCGCGGGCCTGTGGGACCGCTGGCGCGCCCGGCGGCCCGCTCCCCTCACGGCCGACAGTGACACCCAGGAGGTTACCCGTGCTTGA
- a CDS encoding ABC transporter substrate-binding protein: MKKRLLFPTLFAALTSSALAEKVVNIGFSGPLSGGAAFYGKDVQSGLDMAINELNRTGVTVKGEKVTFKLVALDDRYLPNETATNVKRLTSQGIDVIFVPHAGGILTVQPLTTRDPEFLLVAYSSEPKILESRNPLTFMLPPRYDNYVQPFAATQMKAFGNRLGLIGTTSAYGKQWAAVISAEWKKQGGTVLADNGVDYSTTVDYSSAVTKALADKPDVLFIGGPSQPTALVVKAAREQGFKGGFIVMDQAKFEQMDQIVPRNYLDGSVGVLPTKEFPGTQVFVAQYQRQFKKIPTSEAALNYMGMNIIAKAMELAGTTDDPMAIRAQLNAAAKALPRSKTVYKLFGVTDRGHVDAEFVVASVKNGQYSRLRLIKTFK; the protein is encoded by the coding sequence ATGAAGAAACGGCTCCTCTTTCCCACCCTGTTCGCGGCCCTGACCAGCTCTGCTCTGGCGGAGAAGGTCGTGAACATCGGCTTTTCCGGCCCGCTGTCCGGCGGCGCAGCCTTCTACGGCAAGGACGTTCAGAGCGGCCTGGACATGGCCATCAACGAGCTGAACCGCACCGGCGTGACGGTCAAGGGCGAGAAGGTCACCTTCAAGCTCGTGGCCCTTGACGACCGGTACCTCCCGAACGAAACGGCGACCAACGTCAAACGCCTCACCAGTCAGGGCATCGACGTGATTTTCGTTCCTCATGCCGGCGGGATCCTCACCGTGCAGCCCCTGACGACCCGTGACCCGGAATTCCTGCTGGTGGCCTACTCCAGCGAGCCGAAAATCCTGGAGTCCCGTAATCCCCTGACGTTCATGCTTCCGCCCCGCTACGACAATTACGTACAGCCGTTCGCGGCAACCCAGATGAAAGCGTTCGGTAACCGCCTCGGGCTGATCGGCACGACCAGCGCGTACGGCAAGCAGTGGGCCGCCGTGATCAGCGCCGAATGGAAGAAACAGGGCGGGACCGTCCTTGCCGACAACGGCGTGGATTACTCCACCACTGTGGATTACAGCAGCGCCGTCACAAAAGCCCTGGCCGATAAACCGGACGTGCTGTTTATCGGCGGGCCCAGCCAGCCCACCGCGCTGGTCGTGAAGGCCGCGCGCGAGCAGGGCTTCAAGGGCGGGTTCATCGTGATGGACCAGGCCAAATTCGAGCAGATGGACCAGATCGTGCCACGCAACTACCTGGACGGCAGCGTGGGCGTGCTGCCCACCAAGGAGTTCCCCGGCACGCAGGTGTTCGTGGCGCAGTACCAGCGTCAGTTCAAGAAGATTCCCACCAGTGAGGCCGCGCTGAACTACATGGGCATGAACATCATCGCCAAGGCGATGGAACTGGCCGGGACCACCGACGACCCCATGGCCATCCGCGCGCAGCTGAACGCCGCCGCCAAGGCCCTTCCCCGGAGCAAGACGGTGTACAAGCTGTTCGGCGTGACGGACCGCGGGCACGTGGACGCCGAGTTTGTGGTCGCCAGCGTCAAGAACGGGCAGTACTCGCGCCTGCGCCTGATCAAGACCTTCAAGTAA
- a CDS encoding aminotransferase class IV, whose protein sequence is MRSLPDGVNAPAWLHGETAFTTVRTQQGRPLLWTAHLTRLRATCAALGLPPPEPGGPALNVVPWGLLRVTVTADGTYCTHRPLTPGPRPAAGVTVRVTGVQVHPQLGEHKTGNYLPYRLAAHEAAPAFEGWLLDTHGHVVDGSRTSPLLELDGALVVPAGGLPSVTRAAFLSGRTFLTRPVPVSELPRVTRAWVCGSGTGIVPVRCIEGVTGDLDVQWPAPHDPVFGWPD, encoded by the coding sequence GTGAGGTCCCTGCCGGACGGCGTGAATGCGCCCGCGTGGCTGCACGGCGAGACGGCGTTCACGACTGTCCGGACGCAGCAGGGCCGGCCTCTGCTGTGGACCGCGCACCTGACGCGGCTGCGTGCCACCTGCGCGGCGCTGGGCCTGCCACCACCGGAGCCCGGGGGGCCTGCCCTGAACGTGGTGCCGTGGGGGCTGCTGCGGGTGACCGTCACGGCAGACGGCACGTACTGCACGCACCGGCCCCTCACGCCCGGCCCGCGCCCTGCGGCGGGCGTGACCGTGCGGGTCACAGGCGTGCAGGTGCACCCGCAGCTGGGGGAACATAAAACCGGGAACTATCTTCCGTACCGCCTCGCGGCGCACGAGGCGGCCCCCGCATTCGAGGGGTGGCTGCTGGACACGCACGGGCACGTTGTGGACGGCAGCCGCACCTCTCCCCTGCTGGAACTGGACGGCGCGCTGGTCGTGCCCGCCGGCGGGTTGCCTTCCGTGACCCGCGCGGCGTTCCTGAGTGGCCGAACGTTCCTGACGCGGCCTGTCCCCGTGAGTGAACTGCCCCGCGTCACGCGCGCCTGGGTGTGCGGCAGCGGGACCGGCATCGTGCCCGTGCGCTGCATCGAGGGCGTGACCGGCGACCTTGACGTGCAGTGGCCCGCGCCGCACGACCCGGTGTTCGGCTGGCCGGACTGA